Proteins found in one Desulfobulbaceae bacterium genomic segment:
- a CDS encoding DUF1156 domain-containing protein, whose product MSLEPFSWKDKPALIEKLFPVQKLSVESFKEQMAGAGKTLTALGSYWKGRKPLILNKACVLGSLLPCTDDPVKDLEIFDMLMAFDGRSMAVRLGLTSASYVAERYVGAVTKDYFEPSEAVALPDKTPFDIREYPYRYTDKNGKEKTKNCLLKWRKDISYWQQLSMAAEVLPERAYREHVSNAKRPEEIMEVVHDHIWERVNEHLGIEVSSFPLLIEQLGIARYGRRPKVGDTFCGSGQIPFEAARLGCDVYASDLNPIACMLTWGAFNIVGADESERDKISKLLMNYLSKIKGFINNLGVEKGIDGWKGKTYLYCLEVKCPESGWIVPLLPTLIISKGYKVIAKLIPDQKQKRYLVKIEYASSNNELESSQIGTVQNGYLVHSPDESSHYRIKISAIRGDNSIGRQNSNQLRQWCKLDFTPNPEDIFQERLYCIQWVKNKESGRGFEYKFTSVNQEDEVREQEVIEYVREHLEEWQEKGWVPDMVIEAGDKTDEPIRTRGWTHWHHLFNPRQLLLLSIVNSFNNVYTKIKIPLILDRLSRLNRWDNSVSKGCGNTANVFDNQALNTLYNYGCRASNGILDQLTQIPKYQNISGEIGTYNHMSSDIDCSNDLYITDPPYGDAVKYEEITEFFIAWLRKNPPPEFANWTWDSRRALAIKGEDEDFRQGMIRAYKAMAEHMPDNGIQILMFTHKSGSIWADLATIVWAAGLQVTAAWYVVTETDSALRQGANVTGTILLVLRKRIEKKSTFRDELAWEIKDEVKNQMDSLTGLDKTVREQNNEGLYNDADLQMAGYAAALKALTTYSVIDGKDMEIESKAPRKKGVKSFVDEMIDFAIQNTVEYLVPTGFENDDWKKLSPVERYYLKMLDMEAQGEKTLDNYQNFAKAFKIRKFEDLMGVSRANSARLKMADELKGSYMSGENELAGTPLRALIYAIWETTKDKDIEEVLSHLMENVGPSYFQVRPLIVLMAKHISTRRDLIKGKAHEAEASAARVLSEAVHSQRL is encoded by the coding sequence ATGAGCTTGGAACCATTTAGCTGGAAAGATAAACCGGCACTGATTGAAAAGCTGTTTCCGGTGCAGAAGCTTTCGGTTGAGAGTTTTAAGGAGCAAATGGCGGGTGCTGGAAAAACCTTGACGGCTTTAGGCAGTTACTGGAAAGGACGCAAACCTCTTATTCTAAATAAGGCTTGTGTACTGGGAAGCCTCTTGCCTTGTACGGACGATCCTGTAAAAGACCTTGAGATATTTGACATGCTCATGGCCTTCGATGGCCGAAGTATGGCGGTGAGACTGGGGCTCACTTCTGCAAGTTATGTGGCAGAGCGTTATGTTGGAGCAGTCACAAAGGATTATTTTGAACCTAGTGAAGCTGTTGCCCTGCCAGATAAAACTCCCTTTGATATTCGTGAGTACCCTTACAGATACACTGACAAAAATGGTAAGGAAAAAACAAAAAACTGTTTATTAAAATGGAGAAAAGATATATCATATTGGCAGCAACTTTCTATGGCTGCAGAAGTTTTGCCTGAGCGTGCTTATCGGGAGCATGTCTCAAATGCTAAACGACCAGAAGAAATAATGGAGGTCGTACATGACCATATTTGGGAGAGAGTGAACGAACACCTTGGGATCGAGGTTTCAAGTTTCCCTCTACTCATCGAGCAACTGGGTATCGCTCGTTATGGAAGACGACCTAAGGTCGGTGATACTTTTTGTGGTTCTGGCCAGATTCCTTTCGAAGCTGCAAGATTGGGCTGTGATGTATATGCTTCTGACCTGAATCCCATTGCCTGTATGTTGACTTGGGGGGCGTTTAATATTGTTGGTGCAGATGAATCGGAAAGAGATAAAATCTCGAAACTTTTAATGAATTATTTATCAAAAATCAAGGGTTTTATAAATAATCTAGGTGTTGAGAAAGGAATTGATGGGTGGAAAGGAAAAACGTACCTTTATTGCTTAGAAGTAAAATGCCCAGAATCAGGATGGATTGTCCCCTTACTGCCTACATTAATAATTAGCAAGGGGTATAAAGTTATTGCAAAGTTAATCCCTGACCAAAAGCAAAAACGATATCTGGTAAAAATTGAATATGCATCAAGCAATAATGAATTAGAATCTTCTCAAATAGGCACAGTACAGAATGGTTATTTGGTCCATTCTCCTGATGAGTCATCACATTATAGAATAAAAATCAGTGCCATACGTGGAGATAATTCTATTGGGAGACAAAATAGTAATCAATTAAGACAGTGGTGCAAATTAGACTTTACTCCCAACCCCGAAGATATCTTTCAAGAGAGGCTTTATTGTATCCAGTGGGTAAAAAATAAAGAGTCGGGAAGAGGCTTTGAATACAAATTCACTTCAGTAAATCAAGAAGATGAGGTCCGGGAACAGGAGGTTATTGAGTATGTCAGGGAACACTTAGAAGAATGGCAAGAGAAAGGCTGGGTTCCGGATATGGTTATTGAAGCAGGAGATAAGACTGATGAGCCTATTCGGACGCGTGGCTGGACTCATTGGCATCATTTGTTTAATCCACGACAATTACTGCTTTTGTCCATAGTCAATAGTTTTAATAATGTATACACAAAGATAAAAATTCCACTTATTTTAGATAGGCTATCAAGATTAAATAGATGGGATAATAGTGTTTCTAAGGGGTGCGGGAATACAGCCAATGTATTCGACAATCAGGCCCTAAATACACTTTACAATTATGGTTGCAGAGCATCAAATGGGATATTAGATCAGTTAACACAAATCCCAAAATATCAGAATATTAGTGGAGAAATTGGCACATATAATCATATGTCATCTGATATAGATTGCTCTAACGACCTCTACATCACCGACCCCCCCTACGGAGACGCAGTAAAATACGAAGAAATCACCGAATTCTTCATAGCCTGGCTCCGCAAAAACCCACCCCCCGAATTTGCCAACTGGACCTGGGACTCCCGCCGAGCCTTAGCCATCAAAGGAGAAGACGAAGACTTCCGCCAAGGCATGATCCGTGCCTACAAAGCCATGGCCGAGCACATGCCAGATAACGGCATCCAAATCCTCATGTTCACCCACAAGTCCGGCTCCATCTGGGCAGACCTCGCCACCATCGTCTGGGCTGCTGGTCTCCAAGTCACCGCAGCATGGTATGTGGTCACCGAAACCGACAGTGCCCTCAGGCAAGGTGCCAATGTCACCGGCACCATCCTCCTCGTCCTCCGCAAACGAATAGAAAAAAAGTCCACCTTCCGTGATGAACTAGCTTGGGAGATCAAAGACGAAGTCAAAAACCAAATGGATAGCCTTACAGGACTCGATAAAACCGTAAGAGAACAAAACAACGAAGGACTCTACAATGATGCCGACCTACAAATGGCTGGTTATGCTGCAGCATTAAAAGCCCTAACCACCTACTCTGTCATAGACGGCAAGGACATGGAAATTGAATCCAAAGCCCCACGCAAAAAAGGTGTTAAAAGCTTCGTGGATGAAATGATCGACTTTGCCATTCAAAATACCGTTGAATACCTCGTGCCCACTGGTTTTGAAAACGATGACTGGAAAAAGCTCTCTCCCGTTGAACGCTACTACCTGAAAATGCTGGATATGGAAGCCCAGGGTGAAAAGACACTGGACAACTACCAGAACTTTGCCAAGGCCTTCAAAATACGCAAGTTCGAAGACCTGATGGGAGTCTCCCGTGCCAACAGTGCCAGACTTAAGATGGCTGATGAATTGAAGGGCTCATATATGAGTGGAGAGAATGAGCTAGCCGGCACTCCCCTCCGAGCTTTGATTTACGCCATCTGGGAAACCACCAAAGATAAGGACATTGAGGAAGTCCTCTCTCACCTGATGGAAAATGTCGGCCCAAGTTACTTTCAGGTTCGACCTTTGATTGTCCTCATGGCAAAACACATTTCAACCCGAAGGGATCTTATCAAAGGAAAAGCCCATGAGGCGGAAGCTTCTGCCGCGCGTGTATTGAGTGAAGCTGTTCATAGTCAAAGGTTGTAA
- a CDS encoding DUF1016 family protein, which produces MNQIKHKTFFEDVRLILRKARQQSYVSVNSIMVQAYWDVGKRIVEEEQGGKERAVYGKGLIEALSRELGEEFGKGFSVANLKNFRQFYQAFPDVEKSYALRSQLSWTHLRLIMRVKSDTARKYYLKDASEQNWSSRQLEREIKSMSYERLLKAPKSENEGLEVAPSKSRPENFIKDPYVLEFLGLQETGGELESELESAILGKLKNFLLELGKGFSFVGQQFRISSETKHFYVDLVFYNYLLKCFVLIDLKTGSLSHQDIGQMDMYVRMFDDLKRGEDDNPTLGLILCSDKDETVVKYSVLNDSQQLFASKYLRVLPSEDELRRALEERHILEVGIEE; this is translated from the coding sequence ATGAACCAGATCAAACATAAAACATTTTTTGAGGATGTCCGATTAATTCTCAGAAAAGCCAGACAGCAGAGCTATGTCAGCGTCAATAGCATTATGGTGCAGGCCTATTGGGATGTGGGCAAAAGAATCGTGGAAGAAGAACAGGGTGGCAAGGAAAGAGCTGTCTATGGTAAAGGGCTGATCGAAGCGCTGTCTCGTGAATTGGGAGAAGAGTTCGGAAAGGGGTTTTCCGTGGCCAACCTCAAGAATTTCCGTCAGTTTTATCAAGCCTTTCCTGATGTGGAGAAAAGCTACGCACTGCGTAGCCAATTGAGTTGGACCCATCTCAGATTGATCATGAGGGTCAAAAGCGACACCGCACGCAAGTATTATCTCAAAGACGCCTCTGAGCAAAACTGGTCTTCACGACAGCTTGAAAGGGAGATCAAAAGCATGAGCTATGAGCGACTGCTCAAGGCACCAAAATCAGAAAATGAAGGTTTGGAAGTGGCTCCATCAAAATCTCGGCCCGAAAACTTTATCAAAGACCCTTATGTTCTTGAGTTTCTTGGTTTACAAGAAACTGGTGGTGAACTGGAAAGTGAATTGGAGTCAGCCATTCTTGGCAAGCTAAAAAACTTTTTGCTTGAGCTTGGCAAGGGGTTTTCGTTTGTGGGCCAGCAATTCAGGATCAGTTCTGAGACCAAGCATTTCTATGTGGATTTGGTTTTTTATAACTATTTGCTGAAATGCTTTGTTTTGATCGACTTGAAAACGGGTTCGTTGAGCCACCAGGATATCGGCCAGATGGACATGTATGTGAGGATGTTTGACGATTTAAAGCGGGGAGAAGACGATAACCCGACTTTGGGCTTGATCCTTTGTTCGGATAAGGATGAGACGGTGGTGAAATATTCGGTATTGAACGATAGCCAGCAGTTGTTTGCTTCGAAGTATTTGCGGGTTTTGCCCAGTGAAGATGAGTTGAGGAGGGCGTTGGAGGAGAGGCATATTTTGGAAGTAGGGATAGAAGAATGA
- a CDS encoding DUF3780 domain-containing protein: MNLKPYSWKDKPALIEKLFPVQKLSVESFKEQMAGAGKTVLAWAAEHASSRECAMISQKWTSLRPEELWRLFSKTVAEAGKEKDGQRGWKKALYFALSDGEGIRLAPKAKVKRKKKDVEPEVSLFSFMDLGET, translated from the coding sequence ATGAATTTGAAACCGTATAGCTGGAAAGATAAACCGGCGCTGATTGAGAAACTGTTTCCGGTGCAGAAACTGTCGGTGGAGAGTTTTAAGGAACAGATGGCTGGTGCTGGAAAAACCGTCTTGGCTTGGGCAGCGGAACACGCTTCTTCAAGGGAATGTGCTATGATCTCCCAGAAGTGGACATCTCTTAGACCGGAGGAGCTTTGGAGGTTATTCTCTAAGACTGTTGCTGAGGCAGGCAAGGAAAAGGACGGGCAACGGGGCTGGAAGAAGGCTTTGTATTTTGCATTGTCTGATGGTGAAGGTATACGACTGGCTCCCAAAGCAAAAGTTAAGCGTAAAAAAAAGGATGTTGAGCCGGAGGTGAGTCTTTTTAGTTTTATGGATTTGGGAGAGACATGA